Proteins encoded in a region of the Streptomyces sp. NBC_01298 genome:
- the uvrA gene encoding excinuclease ABC subunit UvrA produces MTDRLIVRGAREHNLKNVSLDLPRDSLIVFTGLSGSGKSSLAFDTIFAEGQRRYVESLSSYARQFLGQMDKPDVDFIEGLSPAVSIDQKSTSRNPRSTVGTITEVYDYLRLLFARIGKPHCPECRRPISRQSPQAIVDKVLALPEGSRFQVLSPLVRERKGEFVDLFADLQTKGYSRARVDGETIQLSEPPTLKKQEKHTIEVVIDRLTVKDSAKRRLTDSVETALGLSGGMVILDFVDLAEDDPERERMYSEHLYCPYDDLSFEELEPRSFSFNSPFGACPECTGIGTRMEVDPELIVPDEDKSLDEGAVSPWALGHTKDYFQRLIGALAGELGFRTDIAWAGLPLRAKKALLYGHKTQIEVRYRNRYGRERAYTTAFEGAVPFVKRRHSESESDASRERFEGYMREVPCPTCQGTRLKPIVLAVTVMDRSIADVAAMSISECADFLGRLKLDARDKKIAERVLKEVNERLRFLVDVGLDYLSLNRAAGTLSGGEAQRIRLATQIGSGLVGVLYVLDEPSIGLHQRDNHRLIETLVRLRDMGNTLIVVEHDEDTIKVADWVVDIGPGAGEHGGKVVHSGSLKELLKNPESITGQYLSGKRSIPLPDVRRPVDPSRKLTVHGAKENNLQDIDVSFPLGVLTAVTGVSGSGKSTLVNDILYTHLARELNGARSVPGRHTRVDGDDLVDKVVHVDQSPIGRTPRSNPATYTGVFDHVRKLFAETMEAKVRGYLPGRFSFNVKGGRCENCSGDGTIKIEMNFLPDVYVPCEVCHGDRYNRETLEVHYKGKSIAEVLNMPIEEAAGFFEAVPTISRHLKTLNEVGLGYVRLGQSAPTLSGGEAQRVKLASELQKRSTGRTVYVLDEPTTGLHFEDISKLIKVLSGLVDKGNTVIVIEHNLDVVKTADWVVDMGPEGGYGGGLVVAEGTPEQVASVGASHTGKFLRDILGADRVLDGAGAAAPVKKAAARKKAAPAAAKKAVAKKAVAKEAAAAAPAKKATRARKA; encoded by the coding sequence GTGACCGACCGTCTCATCGTTCGTGGCGCTCGCGAGCACAACCTCAAGAACGTCTCTCTTGACCTGCCGCGCGACTCGCTCATCGTCTTCACCGGACTCTCCGGGTCGGGCAAGTCCTCCCTGGCCTTCGACACGATCTTCGCCGAGGGCCAGCGCCGCTACGTCGAGTCGCTCTCCTCGTACGCCCGCCAGTTCCTCGGGCAGATGGACAAGCCCGACGTCGACTTCATCGAGGGCCTCTCCCCGGCCGTCTCCATCGACCAGAAGTCCACCTCGCGCAACCCCCGCTCCACCGTCGGCACCATCACCGAGGTCTACGACTACCTCCGCCTGCTCTTCGCGCGCATCGGCAAGCCCCACTGCCCCGAGTGCCGCCGGCCGATCTCGCGGCAGTCGCCGCAGGCGATCGTCGACAAGGTGCTCGCGCTGCCCGAGGGCAGCCGCTTCCAGGTGCTCTCGCCGCTGGTGCGCGAGCGCAAGGGCGAGTTCGTCGACCTCTTCGCCGACCTCCAGACCAAGGGCTACAGCCGTGCCCGGGTGGACGGGGAGACGATCCAGCTCTCCGAGCCGCCCACGCTGAAGAAGCAGGAGAAGCACACCATCGAGGTGGTCATCGACCGCCTCACCGTCAAGGACAGCGCCAAGCGCCGGCTGACGGACTCCGTGGAGACCGCCCTCGGGCTGTCGGGCGGCATGGTGATCCTGGACTTCGTCGACCTCGCCGAGGACGACCCCGAGCGTGAGCGGATGTACTCCGAGCACCTCTACTGCCCGTACGACGACCTCTCCTTCGAGGAGCTGGAGCCGCGCTCCTTCTCCTTCAACTCGCCCTTCGGCGCCTGCCCCGAGTGCACCGGCATCGGTACGCGCATGGAGGTGGACCCGGAGCTGATCGTCCCGGACGAGGACAAGTCCCTGGACGAGGGCGCGGTCTCCCCGTGGGCGCTCGGCCACACCAAGGACTACTTCCAGCGGCTGATCGGCGCGCTCGCCGGGGAACTCGGCTTCCGCACGGACATCGCGTGGGCCGGCCTGCCGCTGCGGGCCAAGAAGGCCCTGCTCTACGGCCACAAGACCCAGATCGAGGTGCGCTACCGCAACCGGTACGGGCGCGAGCGGGCCTACACCACGGCCTTCGAGGGCGCGGTGCCGTTCGTCAAGCGGCGCCACTCGGAGTCCGAGAGCGACGCCAGCCGCGAGCGCTTCGAGGGCTACATGCGCGAGGTGCCCTGTCCCACCTGCCAGGGCACCCGGCTCAAGCCGATCGTGCTCGCGGTGACGGTCATGGACCGCTCGATCGCGGATGTCGCCGCGATGTCGATCAGCGAGTGCGCGGACTTCCTCGGGCGCCTCAAGCTCGACGCCCGCGACAAGAAGATCGCCGAGCGGGTCCTCAAGGAGGTCAACGAGCGGCTCCGCTTCCTCGTCGACGTCGGCCTGGACTACCTCTCGCTCAACCGCGCCGCCGGCACCCTCTCGGGCGGCGAGGCCCAGCGCATCCGCCTCGCCACCCAGATCGGCTCCGGCCTGGTGGGCGTGCTGTACGTGCTGGACGAGCCCTCCATCGGCCTGCACCAGCGGGACAACCACCGCCTGATCGAGACCCTCGTCCGGCTCCGGGACATGGGCAACACGCTCATCGTCGTCGAGCACGACGAGGACACCATCAAGGTGGCCGACTGGGTCGTCGACATCGGTCCCGGCGCCGGCGAGCACGGTGGCAAGGTCGTGCACAGTGGCTCCCTGAAGGAGCTGCTGAAGAACCCCGAGTCGATCACCGGTCAGTACCTGTCCGGCAAGCGGTCCATCCCGCTCCCGGACGTACGCCGACCCGTGGACCCGTCGCGCAAGCTCACGGTCCACGGCGCCAAGGAGAACAACCTCCAGGACATCGACGTGTCCTTCCCGCTGGGCGTGCTCACGGCGGTGACGGGCGTATCGGGCTCCGGCAAGTCGACGCTGGTCAACGACATCCTGTACACGCACCTCGCCCGCGAGCTCAACGGCGCGCGTTCGGTGCCGGGGCGGCACACGCGGGTGGACGGCGACGACCTCGTCGACAAGGTCGTGCACGTCGACCAGTCGCCGATCGGCCGGACCCCCCGGTCCAACCCGGCCACGTACACCGGTGTCTTCGACCACGTCCGCAAGCTCTTCGCGGAGACGATGGAGGCGAAGGTGCGCGGCTACCTGCCGGGCCGCTTCTCCTTCAACGTGAAGGGCGGCCGGTGCGAGAACTGCTCCGGCGACGGCACGATCAAGATCGAGATGAACTTCCTGCCGGACGTGTACGTCCCGTGCGAGGTCTGCCACGGCGACCGGTACAACCGGGAGACGCTGGAGGTCCACTACAAGGGCAAGTCCATCGCCGAGGTCCTGAACATGCCGATCGAGGAGGCCGCCGGCTTCTTCGAGGCCGTTCCGACGATCTCGCGGCACCTGAAGACGCTGAACGAGGTGGGGCTCGGGTACGTCCGCCTCGGCCAGTCGGCACCGACCCTGTCGGGCGGCGAGGCGCAGCGCGTGAAGCTGGCCTCGGAGCTCCAGAAGCGCTCGACGGGCCGGACGGTCTACGTCCTGGACGAGCCGACGACGGGTCTGCACTTCGAGGACATCTCGAAGCTGATCAAGGTGCTGTCGGGGCTGGTCGACAAGGGCAACACGGTGATCGTCATCGAGCACAACCTCGATGTCGTCAAGACCGCGGACTGGGTCGTGGACATGGGCCCCGAGGGTGGTTACGGAGGCGGCCTCGTCGTCGCCGAGGGCACGCCGGAGCAGGTCGCCTCGGTGGGCGCGAGCCACACGGGCAAGTTCCTGCGGGACATCCTGGGCGCGGACCGGGTGCTGGACGGTGCGGGGGCGGCCGCTCCCGTGAAGAAGGCGGCCGCGCGCAAGAAGGCGGCTCCCGCCGCCGCGAAGAAGGCCGTGGCGAAGAAAGCCGTGGCGAAGGAGGCGGCCGCCGCCGCGCCCGCTAAGAAGGCCACGCGGGCGCGCAAGGCGTAG
- a CDS encoding NAD(P)-dependent oxidoreductase codes for MKLTVFGATGGIGHEVVRQALEAGHEVTAVVRDPARLDVPAHDRLRVAVVRDLTDEDAVVRVLEGQEAVVSALGPASNKQARLTPIAGPARRSIVSAMDRAGVSRLSAVSAAPLGPESPEDGALTRVLVYPLLRRALRDVYADLTVMEAAISASRTRWTVIRPPRLLDRPYTGTYRRAVDANVPGGKVIARADVADALLTTLSDPSTSGHAIGVAA; via the coding sequence ATGAAACTCACGGTGTTCGGAGCCACGGGCGGGATCGGCCACGAAGTGGTCCGGCAGGCGCTCGAAGCGGGTCACGAGGTGACGGCGGTCGTCCGCGACCCGGCCCGGCTGGACGTACCGGCGCACGACCGGCTGCGGGTGGCGGTCGTACGGGACCTCACCGACGAGGACGCGGTCGTGCGGGTGCTGGAGGGGCAGGAGGCGGTGGTCTCCGCGCTCGGCCCGGCGAGCAACAAGCAGGCCAGGCTCACCCCCATCGCCGGCCCGGCCCGGCGGTCGATCGTCTCCGCGATGGACCGGGCCGGGGTGAGCCGCCTGTCGGCGGTCAGCGCGGCGCCGCTGGGCCCCGAATCCCCGGAGGACGGCGCGCTCACCCGGGTGCTGGTCTACCCGCTGCTGCGCAGGGCGCTGCGGGACGTGTACGCGGACCTCACGGTCATGGAGGCGGCCATCTCCGCCAGCCGTACGCGGTGGACGGTGATCCGGCCGCCGCGGCTGCTGGACCGGCCGTACACGGGGACCTACCGGCGGGCGGTCGACGCCAACGTGCCGGGCGGCAAGGTGATCGCCCGCGCGGACGTCGCGGACGCCCTCCTGACCACCCTGTCCGACCCCTCGACGTCGGGCCACGCCATCGGCGTCGCCGCCTGA
- the rapZ gene encoding RNase adapter RapZ: protein MTERETRHDRGSEQDSGTGTADIASEYDRDGAQVSTGTTVEPGDTAEAAIPELVIISGMSGAGRSTAAKCLEDLGWFVVDNLPPALITTMVELGARSQGNVARIAVVVDVRGRQFFDALRESLADLETRGVTRRIVFLESSDDALVRRFESVRRPHPLQGDGRIVDGIAAERDLLRELRGDADLVIDTSSLNVHELRAKMDAQFAGDEEPELRATVMSFGYKYGLPVDADLVVDCRFIPNPHWVPELRPFTGLNEEVSGYVFSQPGAKEFLDRYTELLQLIATGYRREGKRYVTIAVGCTGGKHRSVAMSEKLAARLASEGVETVVVHRDMGRE from the coding sequence ATGACCGAGCGCGAAACCCGCCACGACCGAGGATCCGAGCAGGATTCCGGAACCGGCACCGCAGACATCGCATCCGAGTACGACCGAGACGGAGCACAGGTGAGTACGGGCACGACAGTGGAGCCCGGAGATACCGCCGAGGCGGCCATCCCCGAGCTGGTGATCATCTCCGGTATGTCCGGGGCCGGCCGCAGTACGGCGGCCAAGTGCCTGGAGGACCTCGGCTGGTTCGTCGTCGACAACCTCCCGCCCGCGCTGATCACCACCATGGTGGAACTCGGCGCCCGCTCGCAGGGCAACGTGGCGCGCATCGCCGTCGTCGTCGACGTCCGCGGCCGACAGTTCTTCGACGCGCTGCGCGAATCCCTCGCCGACCTGGAGACCCGCGGGGTCACCCGGCGGATCGTCTTCCTGGAGTCCTCGGACGACGCCCTCGTGCGCCGCTTCGAGTCGGTCCGCCGCCCGCACCCGCTCCAGGGCGACGGCCGCATCGTCGACGGCATCGCCGCCGAGCGCGACCTGCTGCGCGAGCTGCGCGGCGACGCCGACCTCGTCATCGACACCTCCAGCCTGAACGTGCACGAGCTGCGCGCCAAGATGGACGCCCAGTTCGCCGGCGACGAGGAGCCCGAGCTGCGGGCCACCGTCATGTCCTTCGGCTACAAGTACGGGCTCCCCGTCGACGCCGACCTCGTCGTCGACTGCCGCTTCATCCCCAACCCGCACTGGGTCCCGGAGCTGCGCCCCTTCACCGGCCTGAACGAGGAGGTGTCGGGCTACGTCTTCAGCCAGCCCGGCGCCAAGGAGTTCCTCGACCGCTACACCGAGCTGCTCCAGCTCATCGCCACCGGCTACCGCCGCGAGGGCAAGCGGTACGTGACCATCGCGGTCGGCTGCACCGGCGGCAAGCACCGCAGCGTCGCCATGTCGGAGAAGCTCGCCGCCCGCCTCGCCTCCGAAGGAGTCGAGACCGTCGTCGTCCACAGGGACATGGGGCGCGAGTGA
- a CDS encoding MBL fold metallo-hydrolase, protein MTYSGAVKVGGPADVHELSDLMISKVAVGGMNNNAYLLRCRATDEQLLIDAAAEPATLLSLIGDGGIASVVTTHQHGDHWGALAEVVEATGARTYAGRFDAEGIPVATDVPVEDGDTITVGRVTLTARHLVGHTPGSIALVYDDPHGHAHVFTGDCLFPGGVGNTSGDQKAFTSLLDDVETKLFGELSDETWVYPGHGNDTTLGAERPHLAEWRERGW, encoded by the coding sequence ATGACGTACAGCGGAGCGGTCAAGGTCGGCGGTCCGGCCGACGTGCACGAACTCTCGGACCTGATGATTTCCAAAGTCGCGGTGGGCGGCATGAACAACAACGCCTACCTGCTGCGCTGCCGGGCCACCGACGAGCAGCTGCTCATCGACGCGGCCGCGGAGCCGGCGACCCTGCTGAGCCTGATCGGCGACGGCGGCATCGCCTCGGTGGTCACCACCCACCAGCACGGCGACCACTGGGGCGCACTGGCGGAGGTGGTCGAGGCGACCGGCGCGCGGACGTACGCGGGCCGCTTCGACGCGGAGGGCATCCCGGTCGCCACCGACGTGCCCGTCGAGGACGGGGACACGATCACGGTCGGCCGGGTCACGCTGACCGCCCGCCACCTGGTCGGTCACACCCCCGGCTCGATCGCGCTGGTCTACGACGACCCGCACGGCCACGCGCACGTGTTCACCGGTGACTGCCTGTTCCCGGGCGGCGTCGGCAACACCTCGGGCGACCAGAAGGCCTTCACCAGCCTGCTCGACGACGTGGAGACCAAGCTGTTCGGCGAACTGTCCGACGAGACCTGGGTCTATCCAGGCCACGGCAACGACACCACGCTCGGCGCCGAGCGTCCCCACCTCGCCGAATGGCGCGAGCGCGGCTGGTGA
- a CDS encoding papain-like cysteine protease family protein, translating into MRHRNRRLSLAAFVTALLTALLALPTAAATAADVAAGTGTTTAISSVAAVPAETSALASKRLNITMQAQQKTNWCWAASGNTIATWFGRTYSQNQFCNAAFNRQQGYDCPNNQANLANVQTALRWAGINSGSYVTGWLQYSTVQTEINANRPVETRIQWSNGGGHMHVIYGYDTANSWVYWGDPWPSSDRYNWASHAWYVDNSTFSWTHSLYRIGA; encoded by the coding sequence ATGCGCCACCGCAACCGGCGGCTTTCCCTCGCCGCCTTCGTCACCGCCCTGCTCACCGCCTTGCTCGCCTTGCCCACCGCTGCCGCCACCGCCGCCGATGTCGCCGCCGGTACGGGCACCACGACCGCCATCTCATCCGTGGCCGCCGTACCCGCCGAGACCTCGGCGCTGGCGTCCAAGCGGCTGAACATCACCATGCAGGCCCAGCAGAAGACCAACTGGTGCTGGGCCGCCTCGGGCAACACCATCGCCACCTGGTTCGGCCGCACCTACAGCCAGAACCAGTTCTGCAACGCGGCGTTCAACCGCCAGCAGGGCTACGACTGCCCCAACAACCAGGCCAACCTGGCCAACGTGCAGACCGCCCTGCGCTGGGCCGGCATCAACTCCGGCTCCTACGTGACCGGCTGGCTCCAGTACTCCACCGTGCAGACCGAGATCAACGCCAACCGCCCGGTCGAGACCCGCATCCAGTGGTCCAACGGCGGCGGCCACATGCACGTGATCTACGGCTACGACACCGCGAACAGCTGGGTGTACTGGGGAGACCCATGGCCCTCCAGCGACCGCTACAACTGGGCCTCGCACGCCTGGTACGTGGACAACAGCACCTTCTCCTGGACCCACTCGCTCTACCGGATCGGGGCGTGA
- the uvrC gene encoding excinuclease ABC subunit UvrC gives MADPSSYRPQPGQVPDSPGVYKFRDEHRRVIYVGKAKSLRQRLASYFQDLAGLHPRTATMVTTAASVEWTVVSTEVEALQLEYSWIKEFDPRFNVKYRDDKSYPSLAVTMNEDYPRVQVMRGPKKKGVRYFGPYGHAWAIRETVDLMLRVFPVRTCSAGVFKRSAQIGRPCLLGYIGKCAAPCVGRVTPEEHRELAEDFCDFMAGRTGTYLTRLEQQMHEAAEEMEYEKAARLRDDIGALRRAMEKNAVVLADATDADLFAVAEDELEAAVQIFHVRGGRVRGQRGWVTDKVEAVDTAGLVEHALQQLYGEEKGESVPKEVLVPALPEDTPALSQWLAERRGSQVSLRIPQRGDKKALMETVHRNAQQSLALHKTKRAADLTTRSRALEEIAEALDLDGAPLRIECFDISHLQGDDVVASMVVFEDGLARKGEYRRFQIKSFEGQDDVRSMHEVVSRRFRRYLQEKLKTGEWSPESPESSESSESPGAAAGGEVDRDTPEDDGRPKRFAYPPQLVVVDGGQPQVAAAKRALEELGIDDVAVCGLAKRLEEVWLPGEDDPVVLPRSSEGLYLLQRVRDEAHRFAIQYQRNKRGKRLKAGPLDEVPGLGESRKLALIKHFGSVKKLRQATIDQICEVPGIGRKTAETVAVALAQAVPAGPAVNTATGEIIEDETPASAGAASDRGTEQ, from the coding sequence ATGGCCGACCCTTCCAGCTACCGCCCCCAGCCGGGACAGGTCCCCGACTCCCCGGGGGTCTACAAATTCCGCGACGAGCACCGCCGGGTGATCTACGTCGGGAAGGCCAAGAGCCTGCGCCAGCGGCTGGCCAGCTACTTCCAGGACCTCGCCGGGCTGCACCCGCGCACCGCCACCATGGTGACCACGGCCGCCTCCGTCGAGTGGACCGTGGTCTCCACCGAGGTCGAGGCGCTCCAGCTCGAATACTCCTGGATCAAGGAGTTCGACCCCCGGTTCAACGTCAAGTACCGGGACGACAAGAGCTACCCCTCCCTCGCCGTCACCATGAACGAGGACTACCCGCGGGTCCAGGTCATGCGCGGACCCAAGAAGAAGGGCGTGCGCTACTTCGGCCCGTACGGGCACGCCTGGGCCATCCGCGAGACCGTCGACCTGATGCTCCGGGTCTTCCCCGTCCGCACCTGCTCCGCCGGTGTGTTCAAGCGGTCCGCCCAGATCGGCCGCCCGTGCCTGCTCGGGTACATCGGCAAGTGCGCCGCGCCCTGCGTCGGCCGGGTCACCCCCGAGGAGCACCGCGAACTCGCCGAGGACTTCTGCGACTTCATGGCCGGCCGCACCGGCACCTACCTCACCCGCCTCGAACAGCAGATGCACGAGGCCGCGGAGGAGATGGAGTACGAGAAGGCCGCCCGGCTGCGCGACGACATAGGGGCCCTGCGCCGGGCCATGGAGAAGAACGCGGTCGTGCTCGCCGACGCCACCGACGCCGACCTGTTCGCGGTGGCCGAGGACGAGCTCGAAGCGGCCGTGCAGATCTTCCACGTCCGCGGCGGCCGGGTCCGCGGCCAGCGCGGCTGGGTCACCGACAAGGTCGAGGCCGTGGACACCGCCGGACTCGTCGAGCACGCCCTGCAGCAGCTGTACGGGGAGGAGAAGGGCGAGTCCGTCCCCAAGGAGGTGCTGGTTCCGGCGCTCCCCGAGGACACCCCGGCCCTGAGCCAGTGGCTCGCCGAGCGGCGCGGTTCGCAGGTCAGCCTGCGCATCCCGCAGCGCGGGGACAAGAAGGCGCTGATGGAGACCGTCCACCGCAACGCCCAGCAGTCCCTCGCCCTGCACAAGACCAAGCGCGCCGCCGACCTCACCACCCGCTCGCGGGCCCTGGAGGAGATCGCCGAGGCCCTGGACCTGGACGGCGCGCCGCTGCGCATCGAGTGCTTCGACATCTCCCACCTCCAGGGCGACGACGTCGTGGCCTCGATGGTCGTCTTCGAGGACGGGCTCGCGCGCAAGGGCGAGTACCGGCGCTTCCAGATCAAGTCCTTCGAGGGCCAGGACGACGTCCGCTCCATGCACGAGGTCGTCTCCCGGCGCTTCCGCCGCTACCTCCAGGAGAAGCTGAAGACGGGGGAGTGGTCCCCCGAGTCCCCCGAGTCCTCCGAGTCCTCCGAGTCCCCCGGGGCCGCCGCCGGCGGGGAAGTCGACCGGGACACGCCCGAGGACGACGGACGCCCCAAGCGCTTCGCGTACCCGCCGCAGCTCGTCGTGGTCGACGGCGGGCAGCCCCAGGTGGCCGCCGCCAAGCGCGCCCTGGAAGAGCTGGGGATCGACGACGTCGCCGTGTGCGGCCTCGCCAAGCGGCTGGAGGAGGTCTGGCTGCCCGGGGAGGACGATCCGGTGGTGCTGCCCCGCAGCAGCGAGGGCCTGTACCTGCTCCAGCGGGTGCGTGACGAAGCCCACCGGTTCGCCATCCAGTACCAGCGCAACAAGCGGGGCAAGCGCCTGAAGGCCGGCCCCCTCGACGAGGTCCCCGGGCTCGGCGAGAGCCGCAAACTGGCCCTGATCAAGCACTTCGGTTCGGTGAAAAAGCTGAGACAGGCGACAATCGACCAGATCTGCGAGGTCCCGGGCATAGGCCGCAAGACGGCCGAGACCGTGGCCGTGGCCCTCGCCCAGGCGGTTCCCGCCGGTCCCGCCGTCAATACGGCGACCGGGGAGATCATTGAGGATGAGACACCCGCGTCCGCGGGAGCAGCATCCGATCGGGGGACCGAGCAATGA
- a CDS encoding maleylpyruvate isomerase family mycothiol-dependent enzyme, producing the protein MIDHAHDLRSVHEATDRLLTAVAKLDNAKLAEESRLPGWSRGHVLAHLARNADALVEVFEGRPMYESATSRESDIERDAGRPLLEQLEDVRNSADRWQAVAAAPQDWTRTVELRNGVTDSAARVPFRRLIEVELHHVDLDIGYELSDLPGEFTGREIEFLAERWSGRPDVPPTALSATDGRHWRTGSAGDPAVTVTGAAAALLGWLAGRGDKGASLTTEGGPLPALPPL; encoded by the coding sequence ATGATTGATCATGCGCACGACCTGCGATCCGTTCATGAGGCCACCGATCGGCTGCTGACCGCGGTCGCGAAGCTGGACAACGCGAAGCTGGCCGAAGAGTCACGTCTCCCCGGCTGGAGCCGCGGACACGTCCTGGCCCACCTAGCCCGGAACGCGGACGCCCTGGTCGAGGTCTTCGAGGGCCGCCCGATGTACGAGAGCGCCACCTCCCGGGAGTCCGACATCGAGCGTGATGCGGGGCGTCCTCTGCTGGAACAGCTGGAGGACGTACGGAATTCCGCGGACCGCTGGCAGGCCGTGGCCGCGGCGCCGCAGGACTGGACCCGCACCGTCGAACTGCGCAACGGCGTCACCGACTCGGCGGCCCGCGTCCCCTTCCGCCGCCTCATCGAGGTCGAGCTGCACCACGTCGACCTGGACATCGGCTACGAGCTCTCCGACCTCCCCGGGGAGTTCACCGGCCGGGAGATCGAGTTCCTCGCCGAGCGCTGGTCCGGACGCCCGGACGTGCCGCCCACCGCCCTGTCCGCCACCGACGGGCGCCACTGGCGGACCGGCTCCGCCGGCGACCCGGCCGTCACCGTCACCGGCGCCGCCGCCGCGCTCCTGGGCTGGCTGGCCGGCCGCGGGGACAAGGGCGCCTCCCTGACCACCGAGGGCGGCCCCCTGCCGGCCCTCCCTCCGCTCTAG
- a CDS encoding carbohydrate kinase family protein, whose protein sequence is MIVVGGEALIDLVPVEGPSGALLPRPGGGPYNTALALGRLGAPVAFCSRISTDGFGASLLDGLRAAGVDLSLVQRGPEPTTLAVPSLAPDGSAAYGFYVEGTADRLFRLPPALPEGVRALALGTCSLVLEPGASAYETLLRRESGRGLLTLLDPNIRPALIADPAAYRARFLSWLPHVGVLKLSEEDAAWLGGRAGDWLAAGPSAVVLTRGAGGLTVWTREGAEHSVPARRVAVVDTIGAGDTVNAALLHRLAGEAVGAGGAGLPGPVDWPGVLSYAAAAAALTCTRAGAEPPYAADLSAGRPTP, encoded by the coding sequence GTGATCGTCGTCGGTGGAGAAGCCCTGATCGACCTGGTGCCCGTCGAAGGACCGTCGGGCGCCCTGCTGCCGCGGCCGGGCGGCGGACCGTACAACACCGCGCTCGCCCTGGGCCGGCTCGGCGCACCGGTCGCCTTCTGCTCCCGGATCTCCACGGACGGCTTCGGCGCCTCGCTGCTCGACGGGCTGCGCGCGGCCGGGGTGGACCTCTCGCTGGTCCAGCGCGGACCGGAGCCGACCACGCTGGCGGTGCCCTCGCTGGCACCGGACGGCTCGGCGGCGTACGGGTTCTACGTCGAGGGCACGGCCGACCGGCTGTTCCGGCTGCCGCCCGCGCTCCCCGAGGGCGTACGGGCCCTCGCGCTCGGCACCTGTTCGCTGGTCCTGGAGCCCGGGGCGAGCGCCTACGAGACCCTGCTGCGCCGGGAATCCGGGCGCGGGCTGCTGACCCTGCTCGACCCCAACATCCGCCCGGCGCTGATCGCCGACCCGGCGGCCTACCGGGCCCGCTTCCTGTCCTGGCTGCCGCACGTCGGCGTGCTGAAGCTGTCGGAGGAGGACGCGGCGTGGCTGGGCGGCCGGGCCGGCGACTGGCTGGCGGCGGGCCCGTCGGCGGTGGTGCTCACCCGGGGCGCGGGCGGCCTGACGGTGTGGACGCGGGAGGGCGCGGAGCACTCGGTACCGGCCCGCCGGGTCGCGGTGGTGGACACCATCGGCGCGGGCGACACCGTGAACGCGGCCCTGCTCCACCGGCTCGCGGGCGAAGCGGTCGGCGCGGGCGGCGCGGGGCTCCCGGGCCCGGTGGACTGGCCCGGGGTGCTGTCCTACGCCGCCGCGGCGGCCGCGCTGACCTGCACCCGGGCCGGCGCGGAGCCTCCGTACGCCGCCGACCTCAGCGCAGGGCGGCCCACACCGTAG
- a CDS encoding TetR/AcrR family transcriptional regulator, which translates to MLTPKSSRSTPERLLDAAETLMRTTGLANATTKAIAREAGCSEAALYKYFANKEELFVRVLMERRPNAGAMMAALTSDPGDQSAEERLTEIARYASLFYAEAMPMAGSLFADPVLLARHREGVRSIGAGPHVVLEALTGHLFRELERGRLRPDADPAAAAALLLGACFQRAFFLHFSGPDTVGPVEEFAPAVAATVWAALR; encoded by the coding sequence ATGCTCACCCCGAAGTCAAGCCGCTCCACCCCGGAGCGCCTGCTCGATGCCGCCGAAACCCTGATGCGCACCACGGGGCTGGCCAACGCCACCACGAAGGCCATCGCCCGGGAGGCGGGCTGCTCGGAGGCCGCGCTCTACAAGTACTTCGCGAACAAGGAAGAGCTGTTCGTCCGCGTGCTGATGGAGCGGCGCCCCAACGCCGGCGCGATGATGGCGGCGCTGACCAGCGACCCGGGGGACCAGTCGGCCGAGGAGCGGCTCACCGAGATCGCCCGGTACGCCTCGCTCTTCTACGCCGAGGCCATGCCCATGGCAGGCTCGCTCTTCGCCGATCCCGTCCTGCTCGCCCGCCACAGGGAGGGCGTACGGAGCATCGGCGCGGGTCCGCACGTGGTGCTGGAGGCCCTCACCGGCCATCTGTTCCGCGAGCTCGAACGCGGCAGGCTGCGCCCCGACGCCGACCCGGCGGCCGCGGCCGCGCTGCTGCTCGGCGCCTGCTTCCAGCGGGCCTTCTTCCTGCACTTCTCCGGGCCCGACACCGTCGGCCCCGTCGAGGAGTTCGCCCCCGCCGTCGCCGCTACGGTGTGGGCCGCCCTGCGCTGA
- a CDS encoding Rieske (2Fe-2S) protein codes for MSASQSAARRTVLKGAAAIVGAVGGGAALTACSTATNSGSGSPAVPAQPVELGAAAEVPVGGAKLFREKKLVVSCAEAGQYKAFSAQCTHSGCVLDKIVEGEGNCPCHGSRFDVTTGQVLRGPATEPLPEVPVKVEGGNLVAG; via the coding sequence ATGTCCGCCTCGCAGTCCGCCGCCCGCCGTACCGTCCTCAAGGGCGCCGCCGCGATCGTCGGAGCCGTCGGCGGCGGCGCTGCGCTCACCGCCTGCTCGACCGCGACCAACAGCGGCTCCGGTTCCCCGGCGGTCCCCGCCCAGCCCGTCGAGCTGGGGGCGGCGGCCGAGGTCCCGGTCGGCGGCGCGAAGCTGTTCCGGGAGAAGAAGCTCGTGGTCAGCTGCGCGGAGGCGGGCCAGTACAAGGCCTTCAGCGCCCAGTGCACCCACTCGGGCTGCGTCCTGGACAAGATTGTCGAAGGTGAGGGCAACTGCCCGTGCCACGGCAGCCGCTTCGACGTGACCACGGGCCAGGTGCTGCGCGGCCCGGCCACCGAGCCGCTGCCCGAGGTCCCGGTGAAGGTCGAGGGCGGCAACCTCGTCGCGGGCTGA